In Onychostoma macrolepis isolate SWU-2019 chromosome 17, ASM1243209v1, whole genome shotgun sequence, the DNA window attattaggcatgtaaatacacacaaagaCTAGTATAGATAGATTGCAATCATGTTTGTCGCTTCATCACTCAAACTGTCTTTATAAAGCACAGGTGCATTTCACATTTACCTGACTCGCCTCGCACCTGAGTGACCCCTGCCTCCTAGTGTCTATAAATCTCTCTAATCAGGTTTTTCCTTCCACCTACACTGATTACCTTACAGGTGAGAAACAATGAGTGTGTAGGTTTACTTGGGGgacaaatagatagatagatacatagatagatattcaTATTTACTGGGAAGAAACTTAAGCaatatgtaaaaaacaaaacaaaaaaaaaaccctataatttaaataatactgaaatacaaataattttatgtaaaaaaaaaaatgtactggtaattttctgccagaaACTTATTCATTAACACAAAGcagtgcaaaattcaaaatataggtaaaacacctgtaaaaatcCATAAGGAAAAATTCCTTCGTATTAATAAAGtacattgtgccctattttatttatcttcatagatagatagattatcaTATTATagtactattatttttatatttcatacatttgtttcatttcatatttaaatttaatatttaaccatAGAAAATTTGAAACTGTAtgttaaatgtaacattgtaattgtatattataaatattttattatatattaatagattatttatattatatattaaccCTAATTCtaaaagaaatataataataataataaataaataaataaatacaaattataaagtaataatattagtCTTAAGTATGTATTTAGATAGCTtggtaaaatgttgtttttgtcaaaaaaaaataaaaagtagaatataaagctttaaaaaacaaacacctAATCAAATACCTTACCCAGGTATCACATGCAGGTTCACTTCTAGGGAAAGGCTCAATAAGTCATTGttcaaacaacaaatatttactTTTCTCTCAGTTggtttatataaaattaatctCAAGTGAGTAAGTGAATGCATGATCAACTTTTACTATCCAACCTGAATGAGTGAGCTTATCTGGGCTTGTGggtgagagaaagaaaacaagagagCGAGAAAAATCAACAGAGAGCAGAGGGATGGCAGACGGACTGGCTCTACATGCAGTTGTTAGAGCTGTTTAAGCGAAGTGATTGGGCACCActgattgtgtgtgtataaaagtgtgatagtgtttgtgtgtgtgtgtattactaGGCTGTTCTGCTTAAAAGGGGTGAGTGGGCTCCAGTGAATGGACATGTTCATTTATCCAAACCACAAAAGGGTCTTATGTTAACACCAACCAGCCGCAATGACCTTCAGTTTCCCTCTTTCACAGCATTCACTTACGAGCAcagacccacacacacacacaatttgcaTCTaccataaaaaaatgaatgttttagtAAACATTTATGAAACTAATCTCCAATACTCTATTCTGTCTGTTCTATGTCAAAAGTAACAGCTCTACTTGGTTCTTGACAATTGGCCAGATCATTTAAGAAAGACAGCAGCAGCGCTCATGATGGCCCGGTCTTCAACCCCACTGCTCTGCAAACTTCATTTTCCAATTTACGGGAACACACAATGGCAGGAAACCTCCCCCTTCCAGCCTTCCTCTCGCTTCCGACCCTCCAAGAACCATGGGCAACTATTCCTGAAGAAGCGAGATGCCATGTTGAATTAAGACGTATCTGCATCAGAGACGTTCGGGCCCGCCTCATTACAACTAATTATGAACCAATTAGAAACATCATTTAACTAAACGAGCAAATAATGTTCAGGATATTGAGGGAGGCTGGCTGTGCCTCTGTGGACTGCAGCAAAAGCCATTACTAAAATTGTACCTCTTAAATAGAATaatgaccccccccccccacccctccTCTTCTCGTACGAAAAAAACAGGGTCTGAAAGAAAGAGACAAAGAGTAAGATAGTACAGATGAGATGgaggagagagaagagagagctCACACAACTGTTGCAGTCACTGCATCATCTTAGCGATATTTCATGTGAGAAAAAGCACTtttcctgcatttatttatttgtttattattggtTTGAATGGGTCTTTGATGCTTTAGAACAACACAACTGTAGGGGAAAATTATTATCCTCAACTAAATAagtattttgccatttttaagtttttattttaattttcttgaaCATTGGTGTTCCTAAAAAAtcagtaaatgttaaaaatttatgatttttcaaaataataattcctGCATCTTTTGTTGTGATAAATTTAAGTATAAAGAAAACATGAGCAATTGTAGTGCACCCATAAAAACGGCTAATCAAGCGCTTTCTCGCATCTGCACAATCAATGTGAACTAATGGATAAATGTGATCACCTTTCATCTCTGAGAGAAAAGTTCAGCCGACAAAGATACTTTTATACCATGATTATTGATTTTGCTTAATGTAATGGACTTTCTTTCTATTTCCCAATGAAAGAAGTGATCAGCCTCGCTGGATTGAAGGCATTAGGAAAGCTGAGTAGTTTTCATCATCACTGGGGAagaaaaaataacttaatttttgttatctatatttttatatatttctatttctatatatatttatgtatgcatcacacattatatatatataacacttctgctgctattgaggtgggatacgggtaaggttagggacaggttaagtggtatgggtaggtttaagagtgggttaaggtgtaagggatgggtcaagagtgtaaataaatgtaattgcagaaattaattacatatgtacacaataagtgcattgtaccaaatgattaatttaaatgtaagtacatagtagttaaggccacctaatataaagtgggaccatatatatatatatatatatatatatatatatatatgaacattATTGTGAATGGTACACTAAAACACTGCATCAATGAAATGTTAAAGTCTGTCATACAACTGAAAGTTATCTCAGTGTGCATCTGGAAATTACTAAGTGGCTTTCATATTTAGTTATTGTCTGGGGAGATCCAAACATAATTTCCCTTCGGCTTCTCCATTAAGATTTGATATAAACCAGAATCAGTTCAGACTCAAGCTCCTCATTTCAGCCATTAGTCTGGAGGTACAGCCGCTCATGGGGGTCATAAGTGATACAGAGGCCAATCAGAAACCTTGTtatgtttttcttaaattaatttAGAGAAAAGCAGCTTCTGTTAGATGCTGTTTGTAGTGAGCGACAATCATGGCAAATGTCCATCCAAACCTGCAGCACTCCTTCATTATTGAGCAGTTAGACGTTCAGCTGCTGTTTCAACAAAATACAGACCCATGCATAGAATGAAAACAGATCATTAACTAATATATGGACACAGTCCATAGACAGCAGGCAGACACAGACATCAGTATTATTAAAAACACCTTTTATAAGTCTTTTGTGTAAATTGTTGCAGTGACACGAATGTACAGGGCCAGTGctgaagttttttattttattttattttttagatttagcACTGCTTTTAAATTAATAGACCAATGTCAGTTCTGATATTAGAAGAATGGAAaaacatttctctctctctctctctcactgtatTTCTATtgctctctcactctctttctctctccacaCTTTATATATAGTGCCCATTACCTTGCTCATAAATTACATCCCAAACTGAATTACTCCTGCTTTTCGCTGTGCCAGGCAAGTTTGATGAATCCTGAGGCACAACACATCATCTCAACAAATCTGCTCCACACTGTCTTCCACCTCTTCAAACCACTTCAAATCATTTTCATTGCTGTGCTATTAAAATTTGTAATTCACACCTGCCATTTCACCTACAGATGGGTGTGAAGCGATGAATGAAGTGTATGCGCTTTTACTCAGTGAGAAAACACTGAAAACCCACAGGATGAAATTTACACGGAAGTCACATAAGTTTATGCTCGCATGTATGTCATGCGCAGTCTGACCTCTGGTCCGAACTGTCAATCAAACAGACAGCAACAACAGTATTACTAGCTAGCTAGGAGCTTCTCTTCATCCTGCCTTTAGGGAAGTCACTgatgtttcagttttttttttttttttttttttggccatttaGAAATTTTAGGGTATACAAAGAGGAAATTTcgacaataaaaatataatgtccAATATATAACCAACGAATCTATCTGTACAAATTACGAAGTACGAATATTACAaagaatcctttttttttttctaagaccATATCTGCCAACTAGTCTAAAAAAACGAAAGAAGGTATTTATTGATAAGTTTAAATTACAATGTaactacaattttatttaaaatgtactgctCAATATTTAACTGTTTATTTGTGCGCAACATCAAATTTTCCTacaaattccattaaaaattgCATTCGGTAAAATTTACATTTCGTGGTGACATTCAAACTGTTGTCATCATGTCGGAAAAAagtacttgtgtgtgtgttgataaTGAACTTTCTCCGTGGCCGGTATAGAGAACATGGAATCAGTGCAACATGACACCACTACACCCTTTGTAATTTGACAGCGGGTGCGTCTTATCAGATTGCACCGCGAGCACTGTCATTCTTGACTGCGGCTTCTCTGAGGCCCCGCTGCGCTTTTGACGTTCCGCTTGTCTCCGAGAATGTTTGAATGCGTGTTCGTGTGACAAGCAACATGTAATTATCCCTAATTGCGAAAGCATCAACTGGGGACACTTTACATGACCCAGTGTCAATGTAACACAAAtgtttgtcttgagctgataaGCACactaaacataatatatatatatatagtgtgtgtgtgtgtgtgtttatatatatatatatatatatatatatatatatatatagcacacgtacatataatatttatatgctTAACCATGATTCACTGATTTCATGGAGGACTTCTGCTGTTGTGGTCATTCGAAGACTGctcataaaataattaaaatactagGAAAATGTTGTTTAGAAGAAAAGGCATCACATCAAAATGTGCCATTGCAGTTTTTTAAGATGGTATTACTGTCAGTCGTTCTATGTTTTAAAGACCTctctttacaaaaaataataaatacaatacaatgaataaagattattattattataattattgaaaagcgtttttttgtttgtttgtttttttttgttgttgttgttttgtttttttccaaatctcagttgttttcattttagagACAAGAATCGACTGATTACacttttatttcaatgttttcaCTCCTCATAACGTGTAAAACTGGTTAATCTGGGgacagaaatgtaaataaaagtacaaaataATCATTATACACATGGTGTATTTTATAGGACATGTACAGAACCGTGttgcttttgtgttttacaCATAGACTCGTTTAATTGCTgcataataagaaatatattttttttcaccaaaTAAAGAGGTATAAATAGACATGAATTTTGTCAAACATagttaaatgtgtattttgtacGTTTTAGTGTGTAATAGTGTGTCGTCCCTTAGCAAGGAATTTTCCTTGTGCGCAAAAGTTAATATTCAATCTTATTGTAAAGATTGTATAATGGTAACGCTGGTAAATTACTTCCAGGGTAATACAGTGGGGTAGGAAAAGCGATGGACCTCGGAACCGGCACCCGGAGCAACGAATTTTCTCTGAAAACGAGGGGCATCCCAACCAAAGTCTGCGCCGATGCGTGCGCCATGTTCGCAGCTTCCAGTTCCGCAGAGAGCTGCCGTTTCCATTTGTTCCGCCGGTTCTGAAACCACGTTTTCACTTGTGTCTCCGTTAACTGCAGGCTGGAGGCGAGACAGGCTCTCTCGGAGCTGCTCAAATAGCGTTTCATATCGAACGTGGACTCGAGCTGATAAACCTGACTCCGAGAGAAAACCGTGCGCGTCTTCTTCTTGGCGGAGCTGCTCTGTTTGTCCGGGCCATCACGTTGTCTCTCTTCAGAAACGGGAGACATTTGGCTACACGCTCGCTCCTGCTCCTCTTTGTAATCCGGTAGTATGGATGGTGTCAAATGCGGCCGGCGGTCGATCCCATCTTGCACAGGTAGAAGTCCCTTTGTGGCACCTGCAACACAAAAATTTCGTCTTGTCAAATTGTGCTGTAAAAACACAGCCGTCCCgatctattaataataattatataaagcTTTCGTGCTTCTGTGTGAATTCAATAAATGCTTGCAAACACGTTTATTTTTAGTGTGGcaaaaaaaagtgctttaaatATTCGTCCATCATCAAATTCACTCGGTGGGTTTTTCTATTAAGCTAAACATCGCCATTACTCGATACTTTACACAAGAGTTCATTAAATTTGAACTCTGACTGTTTGATCGACTGTTGAAAGGTTACAAGTGCcctgttaaataaacaatacaatatGACTAGCACTGGTGCACGATATTAATTAAATCTTGTTACATTTAACGCTCAATTGACGAAATGTAGCATTGCCTCTGAAAGCCCGGCATAATCAATTAGCAGACTCGATTAAATTCGGTTAATTATTTGACCTTTCCCCTGTTCACCGAGGCGCGATAATACGTCGGATAAAAACACTACTGGAGTTGTATCCAGTAGTGGCAATTGTGACAACATTACAAGACAGTCACCATGGTGACAAAAACAGTTCGTGCTTACTTTCTGAAGTGAGACGTTTTATAAAAGTGAATTTTTGACTAAGCATCACGGCATCAGAAATGTCTATATTGACCAGGGTGGTAACAACTGtctcataataaaaaatacaaagataTACCGGTGGTAGAGTCACTTACCGAGGCGGGAGAAGTTCAGAGGCTGGTGCGGGTTGCAGGACTCTGGTAGACCGGGCTCAGAGCAGTAGCAATCGCCTGAGTCCTCTCCGGCGCTGCAGTCGTCCTCCGATGACACGGACAACGTCCGCTTCCTCGGCTGCGCTTTGGGACTGTCCTTTCCAGCTGACCGGACTCCCTCGTTGGAGGTGCCCAAAATGGACTGGATCGTGAAGCTTGAAATGGGGGCAGGCGAGCACTTGCTTCCGCTGTCCTCCGAGTTATTCATTCTCGCCTCATAACAGTTCAAAAATGTTCTAAAAATGATACAATGCCAACGCAGTAGTAAGTTCCGCTACACATAGAGAGTGTTTTCTTCAAATTTGAAATGGTTCTTTAAAACTGTTGGGACGtttaaaaaaacttgtttttcGTGGGCTCAAAAGTGTTCGAATGCATTCCTCTCCACTTCCACGCGCTCTGGTCTCAAGGCGGGTGGAACGTGCCCTCATTTGCATGTAGGTAAGACCGGCGCTGGCCAATCACGCGCTCAAAGCGCGCCCGgaaatttcaaattttataaaGGTTGAGTTCGTCAATGGCTCATGAGAAGTGCAGAGCGCTAGATGAAGATTAACTTGGTGCAAAACATTATACTACAGTgcctaatgttaaaaaaggTTAGTCATTTTAACGGGAAAAGAATGTCAAAATGCAAGAGTGCAAACGTGTCCTTTGGCTAATTGTAAGTTACCTTATATGGTAGGTTAAACaatagtatatttataaataatatgtaattttgtagtaaaatattataagcaataaatgtaaaaaagaagcataaattaccttttaatttagacaattatattatatttagacaGACAATAAATTCACTCTTATTCTttactaaatttaaaaagtatgaCCTTTTTATGGGGACTTTATAGGGAGAGGGGCATTCTCAGAATTCCCTGCGCGAACTATCACATTTGTAtagatttgaattattttctttttatgctTGTTATGAGTTATGTACATTTAGgtgttttattttgcatgttatgctatttagtttatttagttaatagttcagtgcattttttttattttttattattgattacaGATGCTGATTTTTGGTAAAAAGGTCATCATGTGGCCTTCCATTGTACCACCTGTGCTATTAGTACATTTTGCAGTaacaaatttataataataataagagtctaaataggttggtatattaacattttgtaatttaagGACAGAGTTAGGAAATGTAAAATATAGTGATAAAAATGTCATCTCATACAGAGCATAAGTGTATTTCgcacaacaaaataaacaactgctGTTTTTTCCACTGTGAATTTACCCCAAATGCTTTACAATGCACTTGTCACGGTCTAGCTGTAGGCTGGTCAACATTATTTAGTCCTTTTCCCTCACAACTTGACTACTTGACGGACGTTTGCCTGCAGAATATCACTGTAACGAGAAATTACAACCAACATTTTAATAGCTTTCTGTGAAGTACTGGATGGATAATTATTCATTGTCATGTACATGCCTCTGGTTTTCCACTTTGATAAATTGTGATTATTATTGCTTCTAATTTCAGTAATTTCCTGCTCCCTTATATCGACATAATATTTTTCTGTTTACAGGATAACGagcttattttttattcatttattgatCTTAAGATTTTGACTTGTATTGGAGGCTCATGTGAACAGGCCTATGaactataattaaaacaaatgtaacaaTAACTTTAATATAAAGCTTGTTTGTCCGCTTCAAAAGATTGTCACAATATTTGACCATGCAATTAAGAGCTTAAGTGATCCAGAAGCACTTTTTAAACAGGTTTTACTGTGGATAGTGATCCTCACACAAACCCACTGCACAAACGACTGTGCTGCGGATCCATAGAGGTGTCTTTGTTCATTACTAGAGTTCTAGGCATCTCAAGCACATGCCTGGAGTTCTCAAGTTCATGCCTACAACAATAACCAACCTCATAATCACAAGTCATCTGAATCCATGGTTTAGTTCAAAATCATATATCTTATTAAACAGTCGTTTTAAATTCCACTAGTCTTGTGCTATAAATGGCAAATTGGTCAAATAATCCAACACACAGTCTAGGAACTAATAATGGATCCTATCtcatttttcttgaaaataataAACTCATTCCACGTCCATTATCTCCGTTTAAGAATTAATTTGATCATTATGGTGGGCTAATCTACTGCCTCTGCGGGCCGGCTAGAGCGGGCAGGACCCTGTTTAATTGATTGACTAATTGATTGGGGGGTGTGCGCTCACCCCACCCCTGACTCGTGTCTCGAGGGCAGCTGTGGCTCTGCCACATTAGCTCTCGTTAGCGTTTTCTAAAGGCTGGCGACACTTAACAAATGCTCTGGCTTTGTCGTGGTGACAGCGCGCGGACACCTAATGGAGCAGAGGGAGCCAGGGTTGAGCGATCCCGACTACAAATTTCAAAGGTCGGGAATAATGTCCTGACTGCACACATGAGTCTCCCAACCATAGACTAACTGGGCCATACCAGTTCAAAACGTGCAGCTACATgcagctttttaaaattattataattatatagcctatgtattatttttgtgatgAAAATGTAGATTTGGCAAAAATCGAATTGGCCATGAATAACCTACCAGCAAGAACTTTTGATCTTAAAGGTCCTTAGCCATAAGAAGAATGTTTATTAAATTAACCACTGGTGAATCTTAATTTTGAAGAGCCTCTGTTCACAGTGTACCTATGGCTAGAGCGAAAACATATCAATGGGTGTTAGTTTGGTCTAGTAAGACCCTGGAAGTACGACACGTGcactatatatgtatacacgATGATGGAAACGATGTGGTTGAACTGTCACAATCTGCAACTCTGTTTGGAACGGTTGTTAAAGAGACCTATTGTGAGCGACCATATGCCCACATATAGCCATTTAGTGCGTAAAATATGAGGGTCTAGTTCACAGCGGCCCTACGATTTATGGCGCATTCACATAAGGCGTGAAATCCGCAATGATCGTTAAAGAGCCGGTTTTATACGCTGCGCCTGTCAGCCGAGGCTGGATGGCTTAAAGGCCGTTTAGacatattaaacaaaaacaatacacCAGAAATGTAGCCCCCTCACAGTATTATATATTCTACGTGTTTGGGGAGGAGGGAGTGGTATTATCACAATTTTCTTTGAAAGCTGTTTAAATAGGTTTGAAAAAGAGCATTTGTGCGTGTGCGCTGTTAAGGCGCGTTTAATCCAAAAAGTTGTTTCTGTTATTGATTATGAGCAATTTTATCTATGTGTTTCACAAATATCTAGACAGGTGTACTGTGATGAACACCCAGCAATTGTGGGACAATCTGTCACGCGTTCACGAAGCTAAACATCTTTCAAATCCGGCAGAACAGGCGTTTTTGCACGTGCTGTCAGTGCATGCGGCAGACAGTAATGACCGAACATACACATTGAGCTCTGGCAAAAATGCTTTCCGCTAGAAAGACAGATGAAGTCATGGACGCCTTTGATCTGAAAATCAAGCTTcgataaatattaaacaaaggGCCCTTTACACGTGTGTATTATGATATATGGCATGTCCAACTTTAAGATAAGGAAATTACCAGAGAAAATGATATCAATAAATTTTCTAAGTATAAACGCTGATTATGTTTCGATTTTCATTCAAGATTCTGAGGCTggtcttttattttttctcaaatggttttgcagagagagagagagagaaagagagagagagagagagagagagagagagagcaggcaAGCAAGCAGGCGGGAAGCTCAAGCcctggaggtgtacaatttatGTAATCTACGGCTGGGAAATGAATTGGGTAATTTATTGGAAAACAGAAAGTCAAGAAGATTGGATCAGTATAGTTCAACCAAGGGCTTCTATTCATCAAGATCCAATTAACAACCTAACCATTGAGTCTTAATGGGTTTCCAATCTACTGCTCTGATATACTCATCAATCCCTGAGGGAGAAATTAAGCGAATCGACCGCCCCTCGGCGTTGTGGTGTCATTCCTCTCCGCAACtatatgtcaaattaaaaacacaattaaaatttaaactgtttcaATCAGAGGCTGCCCCGCAACCTATGTTTCACTTAATAGAACTTTGATGAAAATCTGATGCTCACTTTCAATCACAAAGGCAAATGGGAAAGGTGGGGCAAAAAAGAAGATATCCTTTTCCCTGAATAACACCAAAACATTTCGAGAAAGTAATGAGCAAAGATGGGCCCGCTCCCTCTCAAGCGTTATACACGGGATTGAGTTCACGTTCTCGTCGTCTATTGTGGGTAAATGTGCTTTGCAGAGCGCTGAAAAACATTTTCCCCTACACAGCGAAAGATAATTCAATAGGGCAGATGATAGTCCATTTTGTCAGCCTCATCCTGTGACGCAGTGAGCTGCTATCCTTTCCGCTCGAAAATATGAGGTCGGCTAACTAAACGTATTGTGTTTTATCGAAATTGTTAAATCACCGTTCCGTCAGTTTTGAATAGCCCAGGCTTTGATTAGCTGACAACCCCgtcatattcacacagaaaacactattgCGCAAATAGGAATAATCACATAGCCAGAAAGAGATGACTTGTGAACAAATTATGGGTGGGGGTTGTTTAAATACCGGTTATATGCACTATTTGTTCAAACTCTTGTTCTTCTATAGCTCTGTCTTCTATGGTAATGCGCAAAGAGCATTTTATCTGTTTACCCCACCTCCCTTCTTTGCATAAAGATATGGTCAAATGGAAATTATCGAGTgataggctatatattttttccagttTATGACAGTGGATCAAGGTCATCAGTAAGCCATCAGGAAAAAAAGAACTGTTAACAATGCCcttgatttgaaacaatattttACAGACGTTACCCGATCAATACTCGACAGGCGATAATGCCTCTGCGATCTATTAATTCACCGTAATGGGCTCGTGCTGAGCTTGCATTATATTATACGTCAATATAGGAGTTATGATTATTAGGCGGCGGTATTTGAATGTGCTCTTGGCTGAGTGCTCAGACCCAACGCAGAGTTGATTTCGACTTTACAGAGGAAGAGTGTAATAGGAAGACCAATGCTTGTCGATGAGCCTGACTGACCCATATTAAAGTTCTCTCGATACTGGTCCTTGTTTATACTTGTTTTTTATgcgtttagttttagtaatagGCTTATATTCAAATACACGACGGAATTACCCAACATGTTGCCTGTAATTTATGTAGGCTAATTTGTGTGACAAACTattaaacatcatttaaatcatttaaatatttctaaaaataataaaaataataataataataatacctaaGCATTTTTCGTTTTAAAGAAGAGTTGTTAATTAGGctctttgttgttatttttgttattgtggttaataataataataatattaatagtattattaataataattgtttttatttttaatgttgttgttgttatataatttAGTTGTTGTCTAACTTCTTTCACTCaagtcaataatattttttccattGGCTTAAGGTTTATAGCTACAGCTAAATGGGTCGTGTTTCAATTTTTGCACGCATTTCACAGCACCAGCAGTAAACTCATTATTACGTTTTTGACCATGCTTTTATACACTTAAAATACAACGCATAACAAATGAGCACAGTTTATACTCTTCCGTCtctatctctctcacacacacacacacacacacacacacatactctgaGCGGTAAAACTCTTAATGCAATTCCACCACCTCTCACCGATAATTATACGGTCTTATTGACAACGCGATTTTGCAAAACATCGCTTGTAGAGTTCGCCAGATTTAAAGGTGCACCTGCTTGTAATTGAGATGGTAATGGGTATTTCAGCTTGTTGAGGCGTAAGTGAAACAATTCCGGTTTTGCTGCACAGTTAAATTAGCTCATcgtattttatatttcataatgtatttttatttaattattttttttacattattttactttCTTTAAAGTTTAGCAAAGcgcactgattttttttattaataaataaactaattagccaacttaatgatttaattaatcaattatttatatattaatttattaacatcTCTTTAAACATATTTCGTTTTTTTGAAATGTACAGAATTACTTccatataatgttaaaatagtTATATAGGCTGCACACATCGAGCCTCCTCTAATTATAACTAGAAGTATTATATGGGGTTGTGCGATCTTATGTCAGTTTTGTCTCCCATGTTGATTTCTTGATTtgtatatatctatctatactATTTCctgaaaattatgttttatcaCTATTCGCGCGAGTGCTTTAGTCATGCAGCATGTCCAAATTTATACTGAGCATTATAAATTGTGAGACATCAAAGAAGCCTTC includes these proteins:
- the hmx2 gene encoding homeobox protein HMX2, with the translated sequence MNNSEDSGSKCSPAPISSFTIQSILGTSNEGVRSAGKDSPKAQPRKRTLSVSSEDDCSAGEDSGDCYCSEPGLPESCNPHQPLNFSRLGATKGLLPVQDGIDRRPHLTPSILPDYKEEQERACSQMSPVSEERQRDGPDKQSSSAKKKTRTVFSRSQVYQLESTFDMKRYLSSSERACLASSLQLTETQVKTWFQNRRNKWKRQLSAELEAANMAHASAQTLVGMPLVFRENSLLRVPVPRSIAFPTPLYYPGSNLPALPLYNLYNKIEY